In the Flavobacterium acetivorans genome, one interval contains:
- a CDS encoding sensor histidine kinase: MNIDLYRRLSKVGFLKKSYVFKFLFVAFIGIHIPLIGLLFFILFGNITFSTTTILVFTLVMTLMATAFTLLVLRKLVVPIELASKTLHNYKTDRTLSQLPTNFNDEAGLLMQDIHELILDSENFINEKKDLIYLLSHDLKNFAGNPQALAKLILEADPPEEIREFAEMIHHSTSQQFKYLEKFLMLLKEQDEAIKSNLLPKRIEFQSVFLAVEDQVRQLMTIKNILLLTSIEVKEADLRIDKELLIRVMVNLIDNAIKFSFPDSEIQLRIYSKNKELYITVSDNGMGFDPAYSEQLFDKFTKMSKLGTSKEASTGIGLYLCKKIVEKNQGKLTAFSEGDNKGATFSIVFA, from the coding sequence ATGAATATAGATTTGTATCGAAGGTTGTCTAAGGTTGGATTTCTTAAAAAGAGCTATGTTTTTAAATTTCTTTTTGTTGCATTTATTGGCATTCATATTCCTTTAATCGGGTTGTTGTTCTTTATTCTTTTTGGAAATATTACATTTTCAACTACGACTATTCTTGTTTTTACACTCGTTATGACTTTAATGGCAACCGCTTTTACTTTGTTGGTTTTACGGAAACTGGTTGTTCCAATTGAATTGGCTTCAAAAACCTTGCATAATTATAAAACTGACAGAACCTTGTCTCAATTGCCGACAAATTTTAATGACGAAGCGGGTTTGCTGATGCAGGATATTCATGAGTTGATATTAGACAGTGAAAATTTTATTAATGAAAAGAAAGATTTGATTTACCTGCTTTCGCATGATTTGAAAAATTTTGCCGGAAATCCACAAGCTTTAGCTAAGCTTATTTTAGAAGCTGATCCCCCAGAAGAGATTAGAGAATTTGCAGAAATGATTCATCATTCGACCAGCCAGCAATTTAAATATTTGGAAAAATTTTTAATGCTTTTAAAAGAACAGGACGAAGCCATAAAAAGCAATTTACTGCCAAAGAGGATAGAGTTTCAATCTGTTTTTTTAGCTGTTGAAGATCAGGTCAGGCAGCTGATGACGATCAAGAATATCTTATTGCTGACGTCGATTGAGGTTAAAGAAGCGGATCTAAGAATTGACAAGGAATTATTAATTAGGGTAATGGTTAATTTAATAGATAATGCAATTAAGTTTTCGTTTCCTGACAGTGAAATCCAACTGCGAATTTATTCAAAAAATAAAGAACTGTATATTACGGTTTCTGATAACGGAATGGGGTTTGATCCAGCCTATAGTGAACAGTTATTTGATAAATTTACCAAGATGAGTAAGCTTGGAACTTCAAAAGAAGCTTCTACAGGAATAGGATTGTATTTATGCAAGAAGATTGTCGAAAAAAATCAAGGAAAACTCACCGCCTTTAGCGAAGGAGATAATAAAGGAGCTACTTTTTCTATTGTTTTTGCATGA
- a CDS encoding SGNH/GDSL hydrolase family protein, with amino-acid sequence MNEDWPYLNKYRQENTQLPLPKPDENRIVFMGDSITEFWSSVQPDFFLGKNYINRGISGQTTPQMLLRFRADVIILKPKLVVLLAGGNDIAGNTGPSTLEMIQNNIFSMIELAQLHHIKPILCSVLPANHFYWKPKEKPADTIIALNKTLRHYAETNSILFVDYYSQMVNEDKGLKVGYTDDGVHPNQKGYEIMAPLIEKTIELSLSKT; translated from the coding sequence ATGAATGAAGACTGGCCTTACTTGAACAAATACCGACAAGAAAACACCCAACTCCCGCTTCCTAAACCCGATGAAAACAGAATTGTATTTATGGGAGATTCCATAACTGAATTTTGGAGCAGTGTTCAACCGGATTTCTTTCTAGGAAAAAACTACATCAATCGTGGAATTAGCGGACAAACCACCCCGCAAATGCTATTGCGATTTAGAGCCGATGTCATAATTTTAAAACCGAAACTAGTCGTACTTCTGGCAGGAGGTAATGATATTGCCGGAAATACCGGCCCTTCAACGTTGGAAATGATTCAAAACAATATCTTTTCAATGATTGAACTGGCTCAACTACACCACATCAAGCCTATTCTTTGTTCAGTTTTACCTGCCAATCATTTCTATTGGAAACCAAAGGAAAAACCAGCCGACACGATTATTGCTCTAAACAAAACTCTACGCCATTATGCTGAGACAAATAGTATCTTATTTGTCGACTATTACTCGCAAATGGTAAATGAAGATAAAGGACTAAAAGTAGGCTATACAGATGATGGTGTACATCCAAACCAAAAAGGATACGAAATCATGGCTCCTTTAATTGAAAAAACAATTGAACTCAGCCTTAGTAAAACATAA
- a CDS encoding CocE/NonD family hydrolase gives MKKLLFIAFLVITTGVLAQNSPSNVGDTYTKKEVQIKMRDGATLFTAIYAPKDQSKKYPIIMQRTPYSCAPYGATEFKKSIGPSETMMKEGYIVVYQDVRGRWMSDGLYDNMRAFIPNKKGKTQVDEASDTYDTIDWLVKNVANNNGNVGVWGISYPGFYSTYSLLSNHPALKAVSPQACISDFFFDDFHHNGAYLLSYWKATPLFGIQKSEKTTKAWYQFPDLGTKDDYQFFLDAGPLSNLDKYYGKDNEFWQQLKDHSSYDDFWQKRGILQHLKDIKPAVMTVGGWFDAEDLYGPLNTYQAIEKSSKNYNTLVMGPWSHGDWARNSATATIGNIKFGDSISAFYQKNIEANFFRHFLKDNAKGENKLPEAYVFDTGAKDWKTYDAWPPKNVVKEHFYLAEAKLTTGLQKEAEFQEFVSDPKKPVPFTEDINQKGITPRKYMTDDQRFAARRPDVLVFETERLSDDVTLAGDILAQLQVSTSGTDADWIVKVVDVFPNDEPETAEIAPYLKMSNYHMMVRSEVIRGRFRNSFVHPEPFVANEKTAVNIKLQDVMHTFKKGHKIQIQIQSTWFPLIDLNPQTFVDNIFYAKPEDFKKQTHRVYADSKIVFSVLK, from the coding sequence ATGAAAAAACTATTATTTATTGCGTTTTTGGTAATCACCACTGGCGTATTGGCACAAAACAGTCCAAGTAATGTTGGCGATACTTATACGAAGAAAGAGGTGCAAATAAAAATGCGCGACGGTGCCACCTTGTTTACCGCTATTTATGCGCCCAAAGACCAATCTAAAAAATATCCTATTATTATGCAGCGCACACCTTACAGCTGTGCGCCTTATGGAGCAACCGAATTTAAGAAGAGTATCGGCCCAAGCGAAACCATGATGAAAGAAGGTTATATTGTGGTTTACCAAGACGTACGCGGCCGCTGGATGAGCGATGGACTTTATGACAACATGCGTGCTTTTATTCCCAATAAAAAAGGAAAAACCCAAGTAGATGAAGCTTCGGATACTTATGACACGATTGATTGGCTGGTTAAAAACGTGGCCAACAACAATGGGAATGTGGGTGTTTGGGGAATTTCATATCCCGGATTTTATTCTACCTATTCTTTATTAAGTAATCATCCTGCTTTGAAGGCAGTTTCGCCACAGGCTTGCATCAGTGATTTCTTTTTTGATGATTTTCACCACAATGGAGCTTATTTACTGAGTTATTGGAAAGCAACCCCTTTATTTGGTATTCAAAAATCGGAAAAAACAACCAAGGCTTGGTATCAGTTTCCGGATTTAGGGACTAAGGATGATTATCAGTTTTTTCTGGATGCGGGACCCTTGTCTAATTTGGATAAATATTATGGTAAGGACAATGAATTTTGGCAACAGCTAAAAGACCACAGCAGCTATGATGATTTCTGGCAAAAACGCGGCATTCTCCAACATTTAAAAGATATTAAACCTGCTGTAATGACAGTAGGAGGATGGTTTGATGCCGAGGATTTATATGGTCCTTTGAATACCTATCAAGCCATTGAAAAAAGCAGCAAAAATTACAATACCCTAGTTATGGGACCTTGGAGTCACGGCGATTGGGCTAGGAATAGTGCAACAGCTACCATTGGAAACATAAAATTTGGCGATAGTATTTCTGCTTTTTATCAAAAAAATATTGAAGCTAATTTTTTCCGTCATTTCTTAAAAGACAATGCAAAAGGGGAGAATAAATTGCCGGAAGCTTATGTTTTTGATACGGGTGCTAAAGACTGGAAAACCTATGATGCCTGGCCACCAAAAAATGTGGTAAAAGAGCATTTTTATTTGGCAGAAGCCAAATTAACGACAGGGCTACAAAAGGAAGCTGAATTTCAGGAATTCGTCAGTGATCCTAAAAAGCCCGTTCCTTTTACCGAAGATATCAATCAAAAAGGGATTACACCAAGAAAATACATGACCGATGACCAGCGTTTTGCGGCGAGACGTCCTGATGTTTTGGTTTTTGAAACGGAACGATTATCGGATGATGTGACTTTGGCGGGAGATATTTTGGCACAATTACAGGTTTCCACCTCCGGAACGGATGCGGATTGGATTGTAAAAGTGGTTGATGTATTTCCAAATGACGAACCAGAAACAGCTGAAATTGCCCCTTATTTAAAAATGAGCAATTACCATATGATGGTGCGTAGTGAAGTGATACGAGGTCGTTTCAGAAATAGTTTTGTTCATCCGGAACCTTTTGTGGCCAATGAGAAAACGGCTGTAAATATCAAATTGCAGGATGTGATGCATACTTTTAAGAAGGGACATAAAATCCAAATCCAAATTCAGAGTACCTGGTTTCCTTTGATCGATTTGAATCCGCAAACATTTGTAGACAATATTTTTTATGCAAAACCAGAAGATTTTAAAAAGCAAACGCATCGCGTGTATGCTGATTCTAAAATAGTGTTTTCTGTTTTAAAATAA
- the rlmD gene encoding 23S rRNA (uracil(1939)-C(5))-methyltransferase RlmD has translation MAKKNTDKVVFHQIKVLDAGAKGVSVAKAPDGKVVFIPNVVPGDVVDVQTFKKRKAYYEGKAVHFHEFSEHRVEPVCEHFGVCGGCKWQNMKYSQQLYYKQNEVLNHLQRIGKIELPEFEPILGSEKKFFYRNKMEFSFSNSRWLTEAEIGSTEDLGNRNALGFHIPKMWDKILDINKCHLQEDPSNAIRNEVRAFANEHGLTFFNPRAHEGLLRTLMLRTASTGEIMVLIQFFENDKANRELILDHLYAKFPQITSLQYVVNNKANDTLYDTDIKLYKGRDYILEEMEGLKFSINAKSFYQTNSDQAYELYKITRDFAGLTGNEIVYDLYTGTGTIAQFVSKKAKKVIGVESVPDAIKDAKANAVRNEISNCEFFVGDMKVVFNDEFIAQHGHPDVIITDPPRDGMHKDVIEQIMKIAPEKVVYVSCNSATQARDLALMDEKYKVTRVRPVDMFPQTHHVENVVLLERRK, from the coding sequence ATGGCAAAGAAAAATACAGACAAAGTTGTCTTTCATCAAATAAAAGTCCTTGATGCAGGTGCAAAAGGCGTTTCGGTAGCAAAGGCTCCCGATGGTAAAGTAGTGTTTATTCCGAATGTCGTTCCGGGTGATGTGGTTGACGTGCAAACTTTTAAGAAGCGTAAGGCCTATTACGAAGGGAAAGCTGTTCATTTTCATGAATTCTCAGAGCATCGTGTAGAACCTGTTTGCGAGCACTTTGGTGTTTGTGGCGGTTGTAAATGGCAAAATATGAAGTACAGTCAACAGCTGTATTACAAGCAAAATGAAGTCTTGAATCATTTACAACGCATCGGAAAAATCGAACTTCCGGAATTTGAACCTATATTAGGATCAGAGAAAAAGTTCTTTTATAGAAATAAAATGGAATTTTCTTTTTCTAACAGCCGTTGGTTGACTGAAGCTGAAATAGGAAGTACCGAAGATTTAGGCAACAGAAATGCACTAGGTTTCCATATTCCTAAAATGTGGGACAAAATCCTGGACATTAATAAATGTCACTTACAAGAAGATCCATCAAATGCGATTAGAAATGAAGTAAGAGCTTTTGCTAACGAGCATGGCTTGACTTTCTTTAACCCCAGAGCGCACGAAGGTTTATTAAGAACTTTAATGTTAAGAACGGCTTCAACCGGGGAAATCATGGTTTTGATTCAATTTTTCGAAAACGACAAAGCCAACAGAGAATTGATCCTAGACCATCTTTATGCGAAATTTCCTCAAATCACTTCCTTACAATATGTGGTGAACAATAAAGCCAACGATACTTTATACGATACCGATATTAAATTATACAAAGGTAGAGATTACATTCTGGAAGAAATGGAAGGTTTAAAGTTTAGCATCAATGCAAAATCTTTCTACCAAACCAATTCAGATCAAGCCTACGAATTATACAAAATAACAAGAGATTTCGCTGGCCTGACCGGAAACGAAATCGTTTATGATTTATACACTGGAACAGGAACTATTGCTCAGTTTGTTTCTAAAAAAGCAAAAAAAGTAATAGGAGTAGAAAGTGTTCCTGATGCGATTAAAGATGCTAAAGCAAATGCGGTACGCAATGAAATTAGCAATTGTGAATTCTTTGTAGGAGACATGAAAGTGGTTTTTAACGATGAATTCATTGCACAACACGGCCATCCTGATGTGATTATCACCGATCCGCCAAGAGACGGAATGCACAAAGACGTAATTGAACAAATCATGAAAATCGCTCCTGAGAAAGTGGTTTACGTAAGCTGTAATTCGGCTACACAAGCGCGTGACTTAGCCCTGATGGACGAGAAATACAAAGTGACTCGTGTACGTCCTGTGGATATGTTTCCGCAAACACATCACGTAGAAAACGTAGTTCTTCTCGAAAGAAGAAAATAG
- a CDS encoding DUF6452 family protein, with the protein MKKTFLFLFALAFAFSSCEKDDICDANTPTTPRLVISFYDINNSSIPKTVTNLKIIGEGMTDGIIFKGSDLISGTTVSIPLKTDANTSTFRFISNFGNPNPAAVNEDIIKFDYTREDFFVSRACGFKTLFTLDPLTPFTHTDAAVADGKWMQYVAVKKSNIETENETHLEIYF; encoded by the coding sequence ATGAAAAAAACATTTTTATTTCTATTTGCACTTGCTTTCGCTTTCTCCAGCTGTGAGAAAGATGATATTTGCGATGCCAATACGCCAACTACACCACGATTAGTGATTTCATTTTATGATATCAATAATTCCTCTATTCCAAAAACGGTTACAAATCTAAAAATAATTGGAGAAGGAATGACCGATGGAATTATCTTTAAAGGGAGCGACTTAATCAGTGGTACTACCGTTTCTATTCCGCTAAAAACAGATGCAAACACAAGTACATTTCGTTTTATATCCAATTTTGGAAACCCAAATCCTGCCGCAGTCAATGAAGACATTATCAAATTTGACTATACCAGAGAAGATTTTTTTGTATCAAGAGCGTGCGGATTTAAAACACTTTTTACTTTAGATCCCCTTACTCCTTTTACCCATACTGATGCTGCCGTTGCAGATGGAAAATGGATGCAATATGTAGCCGTTAAAAAAAGTAACATAGAAACCGAAAATGAAACACACCTTGAAATCTATTTTTAG